In Fusarium poae strain DAOMC 252244 chromosome Unknown contig_1, whole genome shotgun sequence, the following are encoded in one genomic region:
- a CDS encoding uncharacterized protein (TransMembrane:3 (o39-61i111-129o135-157i)) has protein sequence MALPAVMSTTRDDRDRSEHVRSTSWLGERMCLVQRHWRLLLTVYSVIVLGVITCGITGMSTSPSSLAMRHRLTTNDKQTGTIEKPLDLKGRSWGGFDERPSTATCYRQERTAMLLAFLLGSLGIDQFYAHHWPLAVFKLLTLGAGGIWWFVDVVLWMF, from the exons ATGGCTCTTCCTGCTGTCATGAGTACTACCCGAGATGATCGAGATCGTTCCGAACATGTCAGGAGCACTTCCTGGCTAGGAGAGCGAATGTGCCTAGTGCAAAGGCATTGGAGGTTGCTCTTGACGGTCTATTCTGTGATCGTACTGGGAGTCATCACTTGTGGGATAACCGGTATGTCAACTTCACCTTCCAGCCTCGCTATGCGTCATCGTCTTACAACCAATGACAAACAAACAGGCACCATTGAGAAACCTTTGGATCTGAAAGGGAGGTCTTGGGGGGGTTTTGATGAGCGTCCATCGACCGCCACGTGCTACCGGCAGGAGCGAACGGCAATGCTTCTTGCTTTTCTCTTGGGATCGCTTGGTATCGATCAGTTCTACGCCCACCACTGGCCTCTAGCCGTGTTCAAGCTCTTGACTCTCGGTGCTGGTGGGATCTGGTGGTTCGTCGACGTTGTGTTATGGATG TTCTAG
- a CDS encoding uncharacterized protein (TransMembrane:3 (o14-38i58-81o87-109i)), with product MFGLSQADGLSGPALTAAALLASAAITAVAAVVIIGFLQFNCGSVNGRYERSDVIMSWVPLFLFDIAMLEAIAGVLLWYTNNFPNELIVLFASEILVLLIILTVLSLWARRKIKTLVAMCCLDDDEAEGPYYDQVHDREDGLGITRENRFSRSTEPRRVRNRVICK from the coding sequence ATGTTTGGTCTATCGCAAGCAGACGGACTGAGCGGCCCGGCGCTCACGGCAGCGGCTCTACTGGCTAGTGCCGCCATCACAGCCGTCGCCGCCGTCGTCATCATTGGCTTCCTTCAATTCAACTGCGGGTCCGTAAACGGTCGATACGAGAGGTCAGACGTCATCATGTCTTGGGTGCCTTTGTTCTTATTTGATATCGCCATGCTGGAAGCCATAGCTGGCGTATTACTATGGTACACCAACAATTTCCCGAATGAGCTCATCGTTTTATTCGCTTCAGAAATACTCGTCTTGCTCATCATTTTGACCGTGTTATCTTTGTGGGCTAGGCGAAAGATCAAAACCTTGGTTGCCATGTGCTGTttggatgacgatgaagccGAAGGTCCTTATTACGATCAAGTACACGACCGGGAGGACGGGCTCGGCATCACAAGAGAGAACAGGTTCTCGCGCTCCACCGAGCCCCGTCGGGTACGAAATCGCGTGATATGCAAGTGA